In Anopheles arabiensis isolate DONGOLA chromosome 2, AaraD3, whole genome shotgun sequence, the genomic window ATGTAAGCTCTGTCAACCTACGATCCATTACCATACCGGTCTTGCTCACAATTGTTAAACGATGGTATTTGTGGTACACTGTACATGTAATAGTCGGGTAGgctcgttttgttttccaattgaaacaatattttcaactTATGTTTACACAATACGATAAAAACAAAGTTCAAGCGGGACGATAGAAACAAAGTGCACAGTTAACATTGCtcttgatggtttattttataataatagTTTATAAGTTTTCGGTTTGCATAACGACATAGCTTGCGCGAGGTACTTGTACTTGTTgaggtaaaacaaaaaggtaGAAAGGAATGGAGAACGCACATTATTTagacaatttatttatttcaaatttcttTTACGATTAATCTAGATTGTTTTTAATGGTGTGATCCAAGTGTGCCGACAGATTGATCGATTAGATTTCGGCTGCCCGTAAGTCATACGCTCAACGATACGGTATGTGAtgatttgaaatgattttagTTGTTGCAGACAATTTCGTTATTCgagcataaataaaataagattCGCATGTTTAGAATATTTAGAAATAATGAAGGATGTATCTTATGGAAGGTATTTTGACGTTTCGAGGCGATTCACGTTTCCAGCGCGATCCATCTCGGTTTTATTTGTGCATCTAGATTATCCAAGTGGATTACAACTCGCCGATGCTTCTCTCTAGGCTGAAAGCATATATTCTGCTAATATTACTATGAGTTAGATCGCTGCTCGAGATATTCATTTCGCTTTAAGGGGATCCAATCCACATGTGGTCCAATGAAATTAAGAAGGATATAATAGCGAGATTCCAAAATATTGATCAATGAAATACGCGTTTTTGAATGCGTTAGAAAAATAGAGCATAAAAAATAGAACAGGAATAGGTAAATCTTTTTTCGTGAATCCCATGCTAGGTATGGCTAGGAAAAGTATAAATCTTCCTCTTGTGTACACCGATTATATATAGTAGTGTGCCTGACTAATGAAGTGCAAAATGGAACCTACAAATCGGGCGGTAAATTGTCGAGAAAACCAACTTATTCACTTGTGCTATCATAAGTTTCTTGCTTGCGTTTATATTCTCGCACCAGTTGGGAGTAGGAATAGTATACCCGACCGAAATACTTGAGTGCAAGTGGTGCTACGGTTAAAAATGCAGAAATGTTGCGGTTAGGCAGTCCATTCTAGACCCCCGACGATTCAATCATTAAATGTTTACCGTCAATTGACGAACCGTAGCCTTCTACATGAAAACGCAGCATTTCTTTGCCATGATGCGTCTTTCGAACCCatgcaaaaatgttgaaacCTTGATATGGAGAGACTAAACAGCGCTAATTACTATAGCACACCGCATGGTCGTCGATACCGTGATCGTTCAGGCTAGTCGTTCTCTGAAATCTCACTAATACAATGCGTGGTGATGCGTCATTCAaggttggtgttggtgaatGAAATATATTGTGACAAAATTTGGtaaaaaagtaatttttaaTGTGCATGGAGGAAGCTATGAATAAAATGATGCAAGATACAAAGtatcaaattcaatttaaaaaaaaggcccTTTTCTGGTTCGTCCTTAAGGTATACCAAGTTGGCATCATGATGCTCGAAAACTTTAAGATTATTGCGTTTGCCGATGCATTCCAAGACTACCGGACACTTTGCTTGTGTGCAATGTACAGCCCGGATAAGGATAGCTCAGCATCAGGTTGCAACCAGCAATGTAAAATAATTTGGAATTATGAAGTTGCTTACAAACTAAATCTCTAAATCTCTTTCATGTTCATGGACTAAATCTCTTTCATGTCATCCAGGGAAATATATATCGTTCACCCCACCAGTAAAAAGTTTGTATAGGCGGGTTCATGCAGCATCAGAGTTGATCAGCTGATCGGTAGATTACGAGATATCAAGGCAGTTGCAAAGTACTGAATAATAAGGAAGACTAATTTTtacaaaatcatcaaaaatataaatacgTGTGCTAAAGTTACAAAAAAGGTATAACAAACGTTGGTACAATTAATAGTTATGATTGTATGTCAATGTATAGcagtggtctccaacctgtTGTCCGCGCACCATTTGTGTTCTGTCGCGGGAACAGACCAGGTCCCCGATAGAtttgatgttttaaaatgaaaagctTATTACAACACATATCGTTCAACTTTTTCTCCcaatcaaaatgaaattttcaacaTGTCTAGCGTAATATAAACtatatttttgaacaaaaagcTTTGAATTTAGTCTAAACACATGCGCTTAATATATGTAGGCCatggaaaatgtattttcaaacaCAAGTGGTTCGTAATCATAAAAAGGTTGGAGATCACTGCTGTATAGTTTTCAAATAGTCTCATTCTTATTTATTGCCCTCTAAGATAATCTTTTTAGGGAAGTGATAAGATCGCCTTGCTGACCAATCATTTAACAAGTACAAATTAACAAATAATCTCATCTCTCCAGATTACTCATGCGACGGTCCGGTAACGTTACTGTCTTTTATCCCGAATGTTAAACCTTTGTGTAGACAAAAGTTAATAAAATCTGttataatatttcaattttatctgGATTAAAGGGCGGATACAGCACTACGCAAACTAAACGGCCACGTAGGGCCCCGTGGTCTCGAGGAGGGCACGAAAACGGAACCCACAAAATTGGTCATGTATCCATTTTACACTTAAAAAATACAGAATATTCCCAAAATACCGGCGCACAAAATTTGCTTTCTATCTTTATGATAAACCAAAGATATTAATACAAAATGATCGCGACCCTATCGTCCATTGataaaaaagtataatttacgaaaattttatttacacACATAATCTTACTGTATTCAACACAGTTAGGTGTTAGGTGACCGAAGGTGCAATGGTCATAATCATGAATCGATAAGAAAATCAAACTTAAAATcaaagaaatcaaacaaaatttgcAGCAAATATGATAACTTTGTTTGAGCAATTTTCAAGGAAACTCTGATCAAAGAGcttcaattatttttacctAATTTACTGCACATTCAGCCGATAGATGGTATGGTTTATAAACATATTTCCTGTGTTCACATTCTATTGGCATATTCTATATTTTAGCTGGAAGGTTCTTGTGGAACTATTTCCGTTGCTTGACATATTTTTGATTGGAACCGTTCTACAACCAAATTCAATGCGGCTGATGTGCATTATTACGTAATGCTGTAAAGTATTTTGTGGagtaatttcaatttaatttataaatatGTTAGCGCAATGTATATTTATCTCATTACATATGTTCCTAACTGGCCTGAAAAATTTAGTTATTCCTAAATAACTAAATATACCATCTTTTCTTTGTTACTTTTGATTCCCGTTTCCCACAGTATCGTAtcggtaaattaaattaagttatGTGTAACATCTGCTGTAAGCCataaaacctattctcatgCCACCATAAGGTGTatgcaaagtttcgttgaaaatgatctaGCCGTTTTGGAGGTTGCTGGCAACAAACGCCGTGGCACGAGTTttttatgtatgtatatagAGAAGATAGAGATAGATACACatatttcaaaatgttttcaaaatacGTGACCACTTGAATTAAAGAAAACTaatcaataaacaacaaacaattgGTTGGTTAGTATCCCAAATATCTGCTGCTTTCCGATTTAATTGTGATATGGATTAAGTGTATTTTATGATGGTAATCGTTTGAACTAACTGCTTCAATTGCACCGGTGTTAGGCATTGGGTATTTTACTTAGACGCAGCATATAATCTTTTCAAAATGCTATGTTGCTCACCGGTTGGTTGTAAACCGCGAAAGACAATGTATAATTCTGCACAGGCTAGGATAGTAAcacaatttttattgcaacaaTTCCTTACAAGTTCCAATCTTCCTTGATCATATCGGCACCCTTTTCAGCAATCATGATTGTTGGCCCGTTGGTATGAGCCGCCGGAATATCCGGCATAACGCTAGCATCGATCACTCGTAATCCCTTCACACCGTGCACGCGCAGACGGGGATCTACCACCGCCAGCCTATCACTTGCCGGGCCCATCTTACACGTACCCACGTGGTGGTAGATCGTGTACGTCACGTGTCGCGTAAAGCACTTCCAGTAATCGTCGGTGTCAAATCTGTGCTGCTCACACCCCGGTATCGGAATGTCGAGCAACCGGGCATCGAAACTTTTGAGCGTGTTAGTTTTCGTTAGCTCGATCGCCTTACGGATCCCACGCACCGAAACCTCCAAGTCATACGGATCTCCGAGGTAGTTAGGTTGAATAATCGGATGCTCAAAGGGATCAGCACTGGCCAAGCGTATTCGACCCTTGCTGCGGGGTCGTAAAATCATCGGGAATACTGTGTATCCCTCCAGTCCGCGTCGCTCAATATCACCGAACAGGGCGTTAAAAGTTTCCGGTTTGTAGTTAAAGTTGGATTCGTAAATACGATCGGCTGCGTGTGTGCCTCCGATTAATAGCAGTTCCAGATCGGGCCAACCAGCTTCGTTGGCGCGATTGGGTGGTTGAGTTGTGTCGTGAAAACTGATCGCCTCACACGCTCCAGTAGACGCCATCATacctgtgtgttggtgttcgTATTCCACAAAACTTTCCAATGTGAACATGCGTTTGGAAGTGAGCGTTTCCGTGTGATTGATGAGAAACGTTAATGCTCCACCCGCCACATGATCTTGAAAGTTAAACCCGACGGCAAGATTTGCCAAGGGCTGTATACCTTTCAGGCGTAGATGCTTGGCCGGACCGATACCGGACAGCATGAGCAGATGTGGCGAACCTATAGCCCCAGCGGAAACAATCACTTCACGACGAGCACGAACCTTTTGATAGCGATGGTTCGCATAGAACTGAACACCTGTGGCCCTCTTCGTATCACGATTGAGCAAAATCTTTGTGACGTGAGCGTTTCGAATAATATGCAAATTTGTTCGGTTTCGTATCGGGTAAAGATAGGCGTTGTTGGAGGATACACGCTGGCCATTCTTTGTGGTACTTTGAATAAAGGATGTTCCGATCTGGCTGGGTCCGTTATAGTCAACGTAGGGCAGGCCTAATTCCATGTTTGCTTTCACAAACGCGCGAGCCACGCTGGTGCGATAACTGGGATATGATATCGTGACGGGGCCATTGCGACCAGCGTACATAGGGTGAGAGTCAGGAACGATATTTTTCTCAAGCTTTTGAAAGTACGGCAACACGTCATTGAAGGACCAGCCAGCATTTCCTTTTGCTGCCCACGCATCATAGTCTCGGCGATTACCGCGGGTGTAGATCATGTAGTTAAGAACGCTTGAGCCGCCCATCACTTTGCCCCGAGGAAGGCGGCATTGATTGTTCTTAAACGCCAAACAGCACTGATCGCTTGACTTCGTACGATAGTCCCAATTGATACTTAATCCCTGTAGATAATGGGCAAATATCGGTATATCCATCAAAAGGTTCTCGCGCGGCCCAGCTTCGATCAGCAGCACCGACCAATGGGATATTTCTGTGAGTCGGTTTGCCAAAACACAGCCGGCAGATCCACCACCAACAATGATGAAATCGTACTCGGGCAGCAAGGGTCGCTGATCAGGCTTTTCATACTTCAAACGTTCATCGCCGTCCCGGTAGAATTGTATGATACTTTGTACTCCATGTAACTGAGCCATAGATGTTTGCCACCTACAGATGAACAACACTATCACGCACCAAAACGTTAGTCGACGAAGCATTTCGATGCAATAatgattgaattttgaatCATATAGTTAGATATATATGTTCCAAATTGATCCCTAAAGCTTTTACGGGGATGGTCTAACCGACACTAATTATAATATCACACCGCGTGGTCACCAGAGCCGTGCACGTCCGTACTGGTCGCGTTCTGAATTCTCACTAATACTGGCAGATATGTCATAAGTAGCTGATGttgcgaaataaaaaaaatttggcaaattttatgcaaaaatacAAGAGAAGTAGGGGCTTGAGAAAAACCCATGCGGGTTCGAATTTAACACGCCAGACTGTGCAGGAGAGCGAAGATATTCGAATTGATTTGATTGGACAACTTTTGCTTCAGttcagtgttttgttgttttaggGAGGAAAAAACCTGTTCTTCCACTATGtgcaaaaatgtaaattttgaaGATCTGTGTGGTGAAAGTAACTTTTATGCAAATTGCAACATAACAGAAGTTATTGGTCATGGTTCTGTGTAGAATTGTTACGGCTGTGGTATAGTTTATTTTTAGTCGTCTCATGCTATCTATATGTGCCACGATTTTAAACTGGTGCCGAGAGTTCGCTTTGATTTTCGATTTCATTATGACGTACATGGTTTAAGCCAGCGGTCGGGAAAGTCCGGCCCGCGGTCCCAATGCGGCCCGCCGCAACATTCAGGATTTCCCTGATGTTTAAAGGTAGGAAGAAACTATTCGCATATAAAAGTTACTGAACAACTTTTAGCATGCCATTTCATTCCGTCGTACTTGTACACCCTTGATTATCGTAATATGGATTGATGGACTAATCATTACTGTGGTTTTCAGAAGTTTTGataattttgggacactttcttgactcgTTCTTACGGGAATTCTACTCTATGTATCGAGAAGTAGACTCTACGGCACACTTTTTGGAAAGGCTCGTTCAAAGTCAATAAAGTATCgattaaatgatttattttaataattattttacatGCGTCTTTCTCCTGCAAAATTGTGTGGGTCGATGTATACAGTatcaatgtaaaaatgatacACATGATACAACAATGATACAATCTTAGTTGAGTTAAAATCGTTTTTCCTTGTATTTGATAACCGCACGTAAACGAATTGCAAAGTCATTGCAAGCCGCACGCACAACTTCATTGAAGCCTTATGGGTTGTAGCTGAGTCCTGTTGGAAGCAAAAACTGTCTTTTCCCAACAGTATTTTTTCGCAATGCTTTAAATGGCTTTTgataatgaaaaacaatgGCAATTCCTCTTTGGTCGATATAGCTCTACAAATCAGCTCAGGTGATGAATTTTGATATCCCTTGACTGCTTGTATATCATGAAGCCGTTAAATGTTGGTGTTTGATAATATTTCTGTTtagttcacttttattttatctttataaTTCACAATTGAACTTTGCCTGAACCGCGTCTTACGgctaacgcacacatacattatCATCGCTATCGGTCTGACGCGTACACCTGTCCTATCAATCTCGCTGTCGCAGCATCCAGGATGATCGATGTGCACCACTCACTATTCAGATGATAGCAGTCGGTGCACTACTCACCGATTACATCTAACAGTTGGTATATCAAGCAATGCTCTACAAATACGGTCATTTTTCTTGTTCAAAACTACCACCACagtaatacattttttatccAGAAAAATAATGTTGTAACTAGCATGTGCTTTAAGCAGCAACTGAGATCTGACTATCGTACTACTTTTACAATTAGTTTTAATAATAGGAATTACAAATCTTTATCCTTGCTTGGATGTAATTATTATATGAAATCAACATCACCAATCGTATTGCTTAATATCATTATCCAATTATTCGGTTTGAAATATTGTATGATGgtataatttgaattttattccGGCCTTGCCATGAACTTATCCACATGAGCcatagtcacggaaaaatagAGGATTAGGTCGTTGTGCCTGAAATCTTAGTGAACAGTAATGTTCAGAATTAATCGTTGAAGTAAATATCTTGATAATATAAAGACCGGAAGTACATTTTAGGAATCCTTGCAAAATTGAAGgtttaaaataatgaatttgtTTTACGCATAGCATTGATACTTACCCTTTTCAACGTATTTTCGTGCAGTCGATTATTGGTTGTTGAGCTATTTCATGAATAATGTAGACCTGGCAATCTTGATAATCGATTGCCGCACTAGTGTGATATAAATGTGAATTACCCTTTTGTTATATTTGATCAACAATCTTTCAAATAGTGTTTACGAGTGCAAGGATCATATATTTTGGCGCTCCACTAGTTGATGCATCAGTTCCTTCAAAGTTGCGTCGATCCGTAGCATTAGGTGCACCCAATGCTTGCAATCTATGTATTGTGACTTGATCGACCACCGGTACCGACTGCTGCAGTGGGTGCAGATGTAGCaggcattgaaatagtggtAACTCTGTAATCCCCACTCTACTGAATACTCAACCAACCATCAAATACTCAACCTATTATACCGGTTTTACCTGACAAATGGTAAACGCTAATAGTTGTGTTACACTGTAGCTGCGAAAGGCGggtaggtttgtttttttttcaattgaggTAATATTTATTAACTTATTTTCTATACAATACGATGAAAACAGAACGCACACACGTTTACCTAACTACAATAATAGCTATCGGACTAAGGTATCGCTTGGATCAACGCATGCTCGCGGGAGGTATTTCTATGTTGCTGCGGAATAACTTGACAACGCAAGAATGAAAGAGGGTGGGATGTTATCTGGCCTAGTAGAGTTTCTAAGGAGCATTATTGGGGTACGATTGGGCTGGCTAGAAGAATGCTCCCGACTTTGGAATGGCACAGGATGGTTTGCTGATGACACAGCTGCTCAAGCCGAATCTCATCGATCGTGCCCTAGCCAGTCTTCTTTGATCATGTGTGCTCCCTTCTCACCGATCATGATGACAGCTGCATTCGTATTGCCACTTACGATAGTTGGCATAATGCTAGCATCGATTACGCGCAGCCCAGATATGCCGTAAACGCGCAGCCGTGGGTCAACCACCGCGCCGGGATCCCAATGCGGCCCCATTTTGGCGGTCCCCACCGGATGGTAGATGGTCATTGATATCGTACGCACCTGACAGTCAAGATACTCGTCCGATAGAAACTTATGTTGCTTGCAGTTTGGTAGCGGTTTGCGGTACAGTCGATTACCGAACTGCTTGAACACCTTGGCGTCCCCAACGCGTAACGCTATCTTCGCACCCTCGACGAGGGTGGCAGCGTCGAACGGATCCTCAAAGTAGTTCGGGTTCATGAGTGGGTAGTGGAAAGGGTTTTTGGATTTGAGGCGTACCCAACCGCGGGACCGGGGCCGCAGCAACAGTGGCATTATCGTCCAGCTGTACGTGTCTTCGATCGGGTGGAATACCTCCTTGTAAAGGTCCTCCCGCAGGCCAAGCACCTTCTTCACACGGGCACCACCGTCGGAGTTGAGTGAGGCCGGCGCCATGTGGAACTGAATGTCCGGCCAGTCATCAGT contains:
- the LOC120898667 gene encoding glucose dehydrogenase [FAD, quinone]-like, which produces MLRRLTFWCVIVLFICRWQTSMAQLHGVQSIIQFYRDGDERLKYEKPDQRPLLPEYDFIIVGGGSAGCVLANRLTEISHWSVLLIEAGPRENLLMDIPIFAHYLQGLSINWDYRTKSSDQCCLAFKNNQCRLPRGKVMGGSSVLNYMIYTRGNRRDYDAWAAKGNAGWSFNDVLPYFQKLEKNIVPDSHPMYAGRNGPVTISYPSYRTSVARAFVKANMELGLPYVDYNGPSQIGTSFIQSTTKNGQRVSSNNAYLYPIRNRTNLHIIRNAHVTKILLNRDTKRATGVQFYANHRYQKVRARREVIVSAGAIGSPHLLMLSGIGPAKHLRLKGIQPLANLAVGFNFQDHVAGGALTFLINHTETLTSKRMFTLESFVEYEHQHTGMMASTGACEAISFHDTTQPPNRANEAGWPDLELLLIGGTHAADRIYESNFNYKPETFNALFGDIERRGLEGYTVFPMILRPRSKGRIRLASADPFEHPIIQPNYLGDPYDLEVSVRGIRKAIELTKTNTLKSFDARLLDIPIPGCEQHRFDTDDYWKCFTRHVTYTIYHHVGTCKMGPASDRLAVVDPRLRVHGVKGLRVIDASVMPDIPAAHTNGPTIMIAEKGADMIKEDWNL